A genomic segment from Deinococcus sp. YIM 77859 encodes:
- a CDS encoding DUF2721 domain-containing protein: protein MEDSHLNVLAAMITPAVLISGAGTLLMSTSTRLGRATDRVRQLTARFKELVGEEGQRSPLAREEKRMIMRQLPRLTRRTRIIQRAMTAFYLAVALLVLTSLVIGASALLGSAPGPAPVLLAILGATALAYGALLLSFETRLSARTTQEEMAFLVQLGEHYAGLYGGEERS from the coding sequence ATGGAGGACTCCCACCTCAACGTTCTGGCCGCGATGATCACGCCCGCCGTGCTCATCAGCGGCGCGGGTACTCTGCTGATGAGCACCAGCACGCGGCTGGGCCGCGCCACCGACCGCGTCCGGCAGCTCACGGCCCGTTTCAAGGAGCTTGTTGGCGAGGAGGGCCAGCGTTCGCCCCTCGCCCGCGAGGAGAAACGGATGATCATGCGGCAGTTGCCGCGCCTCACCCGCCGCACGCGTATCATCCAGCGGGCCATGACCGCCTTTTATCTCGCGGTGGCGCTGCTGGTGCTCACCAGTCTGGTCATCGGGGCATCCGCCCTGCTGGGCTCGGCCCCGGGACCTGCCCCCGTCCTCCTGGCGATTCTGGGAGCAACCGCCCTCGCCTACGGCGCCCTGCTTCTCAGCTTTGAGACGCGGCTCAGCGCCCGTACCACCCAGGAGGAGATGGCCTTTTTGGTGCAGCTTGGTGAGCACTACGCTGGCCTGTACGGCGGCGAGGAGCGGTCCTGA
- the rlmN gene encoding 23S rRNA (adenine(2503)-C(2))-methyltransferase RlmN gives MQLLLDLHPEEYPLEGFRRRQLLEWVFVQGVSSFEAMTNLPAQMRADLAARYTLNPFREIETVRSADGSVKYLFTLQDGRQMEAVYMPYLDRKTVCVSTMVGCPARCAFCATGAMGFGRNLTPGEIVGQVLAVAGGEGIAPREIRNLVFMGMGEAMLNYAQTMKAARILLHPQALGMSKRRVTLSTVGIARGIRQLAQEDDLGLKLAISLHAPDEETRRRIIPTGAANSIEEIMAAARDYQAVTGRRVTFEYTMLRGVNDHLWQAERLADLLRGLVSHVNLIPMNPWEGSDFEASSEEQIQAFYDVLESRGVDVSVRRSRGKDAGAACGQLALKRPGAALGVPA, from the coding sequence ATGCAGCTTCTCCTTGACCTCCACCCTGAAGAATACCCGCTGGAGGGCTTCCGGCGGCGGCAACTGCTGGAGTGGGTGTTCGTGCAGGGGGTCAGCTCCTTTGAGGCCATGACGAACCTCCCGGCCCAGATGCGGGCAGACCTCGCCGCGCGCTACACCCTAAACCCCTTCCGGGAGATCGAGACGGTCCGAAGTGCGGACGGGTCGGTGAAGTATCTCTTTACTCTGCAGGACGGGCGGCAGATGGAAGCGGTCTATATGCCCTACCTCGACCGCAAGACGGTCTGCGTCTCGACGATGGTGGGCTGTCCTGCGCGCTGCGCTTTCTGCGCGACTGGGGCGATGGGCTTTGGGCGCAACCTCACGCCGGGCGAGATCGTCGGGCAGGTGCTCGCGGTCGCGGGTGGCGAGGGGATCGCCCCGCGCGAGATCCGCAACCTGGTCTTTATGGGCATGGGCGAGGCGATGCTGAACTACGCCCAGACCATGAAGGCCGCGCGCATCCTGCTGCACCCCCAGGCCCTGGGCATGAGCAAGCGCCGCGTGACGCTTTCGACCGTGGGCATCGCCCGGGGCATTCGGCAACTCGCGCAGGAGGACGACCTGGGCCTCAAGCTGGCGATCAGCCTGCACGCCCCAGACGAGGAGACGCGGCGGCGCATCATTCCGACGGGCGCGGCCAACTCCATCGAGGAAATTATGGCGGCAGCCCGTGACTACCAGGCGGTCACCGGCCGCCGGGTCACCTTTGAGTACACCATGCTGCGCGGCGTCAACGACCACCTGTGGCAGGCTGAGCGGCTTGCCGACCTGCTGCGTGGCCTGGTCAGCCACGTCAACCTCATTCCCATGAATCCCTGGGAGGGCTCAGACTTCGAGGCGAGCAGCGAGGAGCAGATCCAGGCGTTCTACGACGTGCTGGAAAGCCGCGGTGTGGACGTGAGCGTGCGCCGCTCGCGCGGGAAGGATGCGGGCGCGGCCTGCGGGCAACTGGCATTGAAGCGGCCCGGAGCCGCCCTCGGTGTTCCCGCCTGA
- a CDS encoding tetratricopeptide repeat protein: MTQRNLKVLLGLLLTAVPAASAQTLLDTSAATSVQTTLQGVGTPTVPRVPALPTTSTSPAAPAAALPVTPFTAAQLDTLAQAQTALRSGQLARAQTLFESLIAQNYRQPEPHFGLGLTLLAQNNLKGAAFEFAQLVALAPERPEGPYNLGVIATREGRYADALRLYSEAASLARGKAGAATQRQILEALAAEQTRAGDFAGLSTTLAEITALDPNDLDARFRRAQAQVLAGQGVAALPDLYAVLERQPKRVDAALLVADVYLGQGLPDRAARELDAAVGRVTNGRDRARLLLRKADVLAAAGNTRAAVLAAQDATREDSRNAAAYARLAELRLARQDRQGALSAYEQAVALAPQNPAYLTGLAALRLALGQTAQAARDAAQALRLKPEASTLARARFVQGVAAYRQGQYGAARTALRASVAALPSAEAYLWLGLSAYAQKDYAGAAGALSTSVKLDPTPTARQNLAAALLAGARYAEAEAILRGLVSDQPKNGEAWYLLGLTQRAQARESDARESLKRAANLGHAGAKGALK; this comes from the coding sequence GTGACCCAACGTAACCTTAAGGTGCTGCTCGGCCTGCTGCTGACCGCTGTGCCCGCCGCCTCCGCGCAGACACTCCTCGACACGTCGGCGGCGACCTCGGTGCAGACCACGTTGCAGGGGGTGGGAACGCCCACCGTGCCGCGCGTGCCCGCCCTGCCCACCACCTCGACCAGTCCCGCAGCCCCAGCCGCGGCTCTCCCCGTCACACCCTTCACCGCGGCGCAGCTCGACACGCTCGCGCAGGCACAGACCGCGCTGCGCAGCGGGCAGCTTGCGCGGGCACAGACGCTCTTCGAGAGCCTGATCGCACAGAACTACCGGCAGCCCGAGCCTCACTTTGGCCTGGGCCTGACGCTGCTCGCGCAGAACAACCTGAAGGGCGCGGCCTTCGAATTCGCCCAACTGGTGGCCCTGGCCCCCGAGCGCCCCGAGGGACCGTACAACCTGGGTGTGATCGCCACCCGCGAGGGCCGCTACGCCGACGCGCTGCGGCTCTACAGCGAGGCCGCGAGTCTGGCCCGCGGCAAGGCGGGCGCGGCCACACAGCGGCAGATTCTGGAAGCCCTGGCGGCCGAGCAGACGCGCGCCGGAGATTTTGCGGGGCTGAGTACGACCCTGGCCGAGATCACCGCCCTTGACCCCAATGACTTGGATGCCCGGTTTCGACGAGCGCAGGCGCAGGTGCTGGCGGGTCAGGGCGTAGCGGCGTTGCCGGACCTGTACGCGGTGCTGGAGCGCCAGCCGAAGCGAGTGGACGCCGCTCTGCTGGTGGCCGATGTCTACCTGGGGCAGGGCCTGCCCGACCGAGCGGCCCGCGAACTGGACGCGGCGGTTGGGCGCGTGACGAACGGCCGTGACCGTGCCCGCCTGCTGCTGCGCAAGGCCGACGTGCTGGCTGCCGCGGGGAACACGCGGGCCGCCGTTCTCGCCGCCCAGGACGCCACGCGGGAAGATAGCCGCAACGCAGCCGCCTACGCCCGGCTGGCTGAACTGCGCCTTGCCCGCCAAGACCGCCAGGGAGCGCTGTCCGCCTATGAACAGGCCGTGGCCCTCGCTCCACAAAACCCAGCGTATCTCACCGGCCTGGCCGCCCTGCGCCTCGCGCTGGGGCAAACGGCGCAGGCCGCGCGAGACGCCGCGCAGGCGCTTCGCCTGAAGCCGGAGGCGAGCACCCTCGCCCGCGCACGGTTTGTGCAGGGCGTTGCCGCATATCGGCAGGGCCAGTATGGTGCTGCCCGCACTGCCCTGCGGGCGAGCGTGGCGGCCCTTCCCAGCGCCGAAGCCTACCTGTGGCTGGGCCTGAGTGCGTACGCCCAAAAGGACTATGCCGGAGCGGCGGGCGCCCTGAGCACCAGCGTGAAGCTGGACCCCACCCCCACGGCGCGGCAAAACCTTGCGGCGGCCCTGCTTGCCGGCGCCCGCTACGCCGAGGCTGAGGCGATTCTGCGCGGTTTGGTGAGCGACCAGCCCAAGAACGGCGAGGCGTGGTACCTGTTGGGCCTGACGCAACGCGCCCAAGCCCGGGAGTCGGACGCGCGTGAGTCGCTCAAGCGGGCGGCCAACCTCGGACACGCGGGCGCGAAAGGAGCGCTGAAATGA
- a CDS encoding SPOR domain-containing protein, producing the protein MSRADARPRRWPDLLIGLLVLLLLAGFGLLLLEQRPERVAQAPTSPVVAAEDAPVIPSAPGTDLGETEEPVTPSPAPDTSRAAEDAAGLSSPPEEAASPAPATPSQPQERNTATATSSPTARPEGAEVPVVPAEPIPAAPPAPSPPTVTLTTPPANPGALDTAAGAPGAATPRAGGAVPTSEQRTPLRSDYRISLGTFSSEALAQNNTASVRNLGYTVYPIDLGDQVVAQVGPFADEATARQALADIQRAYPQAVLYPPRGRRLTEATATEDTGGERTETAPSEDTSSASAGVPAPSEPVYLQVGAFDRVESAQRMVGMLREQGYTPTVNAPEGKKVTVLIGPFSGDALLKAEENLDANGFDHFRVR; encoded by the coding sequence ATGAGCCGCGCCGATGCACGGCCCCGCCGCTGGCCGGACCTGTTGATCGGCCTGCTGGTGCTGCTGCTGCTCGCAGGTTTTGGACTGCTGCTGCTGGAACAGCGTCCCGAGCGGGTCGCCCAGGCCCCTACCTCCCCGGTGGTCGCCGCCGAAGACGCGCCGGTGATCCCCAGCGCCCCCGGCACGGACCTCGGTGAAACAGAGGAGCCCGTCACGCCGTCCCCCGCGCCCGACACCAGCCGCGCCGCCGAAGACGCGGCGGGGCTTTCCTCTCCTCCCGAGGAGGCGGCCTCGCCCGCCCCGGCCACACCTTCGCAGCCCCAGGAGAGGAACACGGCAACGGCCACTTCCTCACCCACGGCCCGCCCTGAGGGCGCCGAGGTCCCGGTCGTGCCCGCCGAGCCCATCCCCGCTGCGCCGCCCGCACCTTCCCCACCCACCGTCACGCTGACCACGCCTCCGGCAAATCCTGGGGCCCTGGACACAGCTGCCGGAGCGCCGGGGGCAGCCACTCCCCGCGCGGGCGGCGCGGTGCCCACCAGCGAGCAGCGCACGCCGCTGCGCAGTGACTACCGCATCAGCCTGGGCACCTTCAGTTCCGAAGCCCTGGCCCAAAACAACACGGCAAGCGTCCGGAACCTGGGATACACGGTCTACCCCATCGATCTGGGGGATCAGGTGGTTGCGCAGGTTGGGCCCTTCGCGGACGAGGCGACGGCCCGGCAGGCACTCGCCGATATTCAGCGGGCATATCCCCAGGCGGTCCTGTACCCGCCGCGTGGTCGTCGTCTCACGGAGGCAACCGCCACGGAAGACACAGGGGGCGAACGCACGGAGACGGCCCCATCCGAGGACACCTCTTCTGCTTCTGCCGGCGTGCCGGCGCCCAGCGAGCCGGTGTACCTCCAGGTCGGCGCGTTCGACCGCGTGGAAAGCGCCCAGCGCATGGTTGGTATGCTGCGCGAACAGGGCTACACCCCGACGGTCAACGCCCCGGAAGGCAAAAAGGTGACCGTATTGATCGGCCCCTTCAGCGGCGACGCTCTGCTCAAGGCTGAGGAGAATCTCGACGCAAACGGCTTCGATCACTTCCGGGTCCGGTGA
- a CDS encoding redox-sensing transcriptional repressor Rex, producing MTGIPTATISRLVTYLRILEGLEAQDVSRTSSNDLAERAGVTAFQVRKDLAYFGRFGTRGMGYTVPVLKRELLRVLGLNQTWNVVIVGMGRLGQAIANYPGASDYQFQYVGLFDVSPEIVGQRVRGLTVAHVETLRDFTRSTRVDMGFLAVPPERAQDAAQSLADAGIRGILNFAPTVIQPRLLERSGQQEISDEWRAVIVENVDFLAGMKRLAFYILNPHLKTVEPEENE from the coding sequence ATGACGGGCATTCCCACGGCGACAATCAGCCGCCTCGTGACGTACCTGCGTATCCTCGAAGGGCTGGAGGCGCAGGACGTCAGCCGCACCAGCAGCAATGACCTCGCCGAGCGCGCGGGGGTCACCGCCTTTCAGGTTCGCAAGGATCTCGCCTACTTCGGGCGCTTTGGCACCCGCGGCATGGGCTACACCGTGCCTGTTCTCAAGCGCGAACTGCTGCGCGTCCTGGGCCTGAACCAAACCTGGAACGTCGTGATTGTGGGCATGGGCCGTCTGGGGCAGGCCATCGCCAACTACCCCGGCGCGAGTGACTACCAGTTTCAGTACGTCGGCCTGTTCGACGTTAGCCCCGAGATCGTCGGTCAGCGCGTGCGTGGCCTGACGGTGGCGCATGTGGAGACCCTGCGCGACTTTACCCGCAGCACTCGGGTGGACATGGGCTTTTTGGCAGTGCCGCCCGAACGCGCGCAGGACGCCGCGCAGAGCCTTGCGGACGCAGGGATTCGCGGCATTCTCAATTTCGCTCCCACCGTGATTCAGCCGCGCCTGCTGGAGCGCTCTGGCCAGCAAGAAATCAGTGACGAGTGGCGTGCTGTGATTGTGGAGAATGTGGATTTTCTAGCGGGGATGAAGCGCCTCGCCTTTTACATCCTCAATCCCCACCTGAAGACGGTCGAACCGGAGGAGAACGAATGA
- the cpdB gene encoding 2',3'-cyclic-nucleotide 2'-phosphodiesterase — MAALLLGAAGAQTVNLRILETSDLHTSALGYDYYQDKPTGEFGLEYTATLIKQARAERRNTLLFDNGDLIQGNPLGDFAARVQPLKEGQMHPMHQAMRTLKYDAATLGNHEFNYGLDYLERVLDAAPMPYVNANVLNPDGSNRYTPYVVQRKIVYDETGRPYVLNVGVIGFTPPQILNWDRAHLEGKVQVMDIVEAARKFVPQMKAQGADLIVALAHTGINQGEYTPGAEQAGAELTRVDGIDVVLTGHSHLEFPGTAYKDVPGVNLQKGTINGKVVLMPGFWGNTLGVADLQLKYDRAAQRWSVVDAQGSLRPIWDKAAKKSLVTPDPSVARAVQQAHEGTLAYVRGKVADLSAPITSYWALVQDDPSVQLVSNAQAAYVKAALANTQYKDLPVLSAAAPFKAGGRAGASYYTDIPAGTLAIKNVADLYVYPNTVQAVLVTGAQVQEWLERSAGQFRQIDPTKTEPQALVDESFPTYNFDVIDGVTYEIDVTQPARYDRSGKLVNPEARRIKNLMYQGKPIDPQQQFVVATNNYRASGGGAFPGLNGKNIVLEAPDETRQAIIKYFQDEKTVNPTADGNWKLTPIPGVTLLYVSSPNAQKNLPAGASLLRTRDDGFAEYLIKF, encoded by the coding sequence ATGGCTGCCCTGCTGCTGGGGGCGGCGGGGGCGCAGACCGTGAACCTGCGCATTCTTGAAACCTCCGATCTTCACACCTCGGCCCTGGGGTACGACTACTACCAGGACAAGCCGACCGGCGAATTCGGACTGGAGTACACGGCCACCCTGATCAAGCAGGCCCGTGCCGAGAGGCGCAACACCCTGCTGTTTGACAATGGCGACCTCATTCAGGGAAATCCTCTCGGCGACTTCGCGGCGCGGGTGCAGCCTCTCAAAGAGGGCCAGATGCACCCCATGCACCAGGCCATGCGTACGCTGAAGTACGACGCGGCGACGCTGGGCAACCACGAATTCAACTACGGTCTGGACTACCTGGAGCGGGTGTTGGACGCGGCGCCCATGCCCTACGTGAACGCCAACGTGCTCAACCCCGACGGCAGCAACCGCTACACGCCCTATGTCGTGCAGCGCAAGATCGTCTATGACGAAACGGGCCGTCCGTATGTGCTCAATGTCGGTGTGATCGGCTTCACGCCCCCGCAGATCCTGAACTGGGACCGAGCCCACCTTGAAGGCAAGGTGCAGGTGATGGACATTGTGGAGGCTGCGCGCAAATTCGTGCCGCAGATGAAGGCCCAGGGGGCGGACCTCATCGTGGCCCTGGCCCACACCGGCATCAACCAGGGGGAGTACACTCCCGGAGCGGAGCAGGCGGGTGCCGAGCTGACTCGTGTAGACGGTATTGACGTGGTGCTCACCGGGCATAGCCACCTGGAGTTTCCTGGCACCGCCTACAAGGATGTACCCGGCGTCAACCTGCAAAAGGGCACCATCAACGGCAAGGTTGTGCTGATGCCCGGCTTTTGGGGCAATACCCTCGGTGTGGCGGATCTCCAACTGAAGTACGACCGCGCTGCTCAGCGTTGGAGCGTCGTCGACGCACAGGGAAGCCTGCGGCCCATCTGGGACAAGGCGGCCAAAAAGAGCCTGGTCACGCCTGACCCGAGCGTGGCCCGGGCCGTGCAGCAGGCCCACGAGGGCACTCTGGCCTACGTGCGCGGCAAAGTGGCGGATCTCAGTGCCCCCATCACCTCCTACTGGGCGCTCGTGCAGGACGACCCCAGCGTGCAGCTCGTCAGCAACGCACAAGCCGCCTACGTCAAGGCTGCGCTGGCCAACACCCAGTACAAGGATCTGCCGGTGCTGTCCGCTGCCGCGCCCTTCAAGGCCGGGGGCCGCGCCGGGGCCAGCTACTACACCGACATTCCGGCTGGAACGCTCGCCATCAAGAATGTCGCGGACCTGTACGTCTACCCCAACACGGTGCAGGCGGTGCTTGTCACCGGCGCTCAGGTACAGGAATGGCTGGAGCGCAGTGCCGGGCAGTTCAGACAGATCGATCCAACCAAAACTGAACCCCAGGCCCTGGTTGACGAGAGCTTCCCCACCTACAATTTCGACGTCATCGACGGCGTCACCTACGAGATAGACGTGACCCAACCCGCCCGCTACGACCGCAGCGGCAAGCTCGTCAACCCAGAAGCCCGCCGCATCAAGAATCTGATGTACCAGGGCAAGCCCATCGATCCCCAGCAGCAGTTTGTGGTCGCCACCAACAATTACCGCGCCTCGGGCGGCGGCGCCTTCCCCGGACTGAACGGTAAAAACATCGTTCTTGAGGCTCCTGACGAAACCCGCCAGGCGATCATCAAGTACTTCCAGGACGAGAAGACGGTCAACCCGACAGCCGATGGCAACTGGAAGCTTACGCCCATCCCCGGCGTGACCCTGCTGTATGTGAGCAGCCCGAACGCGCAGAAGAATCTGCCCGCCGGAGCGTCGCTGCTGCGGACGCGCGACGACGGGTTTGCGGAGTACCTGATCAAGTTCTAA
- a CDS encoding alpha-hydroxy-acid oxidizing protein, which produces MTTITGPGRTRQTEVYVRGLGGERPAVPVSPERLQAAAKAKLRAADFAYIAGGAGAERTLRANLAAFERVRLLPRRLCGTRERDLSVDLLGQTLKSPLLLAPIGVLEAAHPQADLAVARAAAAEGVPFIFSSQASVPMEACAAAMGDSPRLFQLYWGTDDEVTRSFVRRAEACGAAAIVLTLDTTLLGWRPRDLDLGSLPFLRGQGLAQYLSDPVFRSRLAAPLPAPAVQPRRTPALLRAGAELAAKGRLFGLSLEQMRAAAARFTATYTRPDLGWDDVSRLREWTRLPILLKGILHPEDAREAVRRGVDGLIVSNHGGRQIDGEVGTLDALPGVVAAAGDLPVLLDSGVRTGSDVAKALALGARAVLLGRPYVYGLALAGERGVREVIGNVLAEFDLTLGLLGVGAARDLGPGQLAPSTQP; this is translated from the coding sequence ATGACCACCATCACTGGGCCGGGGCGAACGCGCCAGACGGAGGTGTACGTGCGTGGCCTGGGGGGCGAGCGGCCCGCCGTGCCTGTCTCGCCCGAGCGGCTTCAGGCGGCGGCGAAGGCCAAACTCAGGGCCGCTGACTTCGCCTACATCGCGGGGGGAGCAGGAGCGGAGCGCACCCTACGGGCCAACCTCGCCGCCTTTGAGCGGGTGCGGTTGCTGCCGCGCCGTCTGTGCGGCACGCGCGAACGTGACCTCAGCGTCGACCTGCTGGGGCAGACGCTCAAAAGCCCCCTTCTCCTCGCGCCCATCGGCGTGCTGGAGGCGGCGCACCCGCAGGCTGACCTCGCGGTGGCGCGCGCGGCGGCCGCAGAGGGCGTCCCCTTCATCTTTTCCTCGCAGGCTTCGGTGCCCATGGAGGCTTGCGCGGCGGCGATGGGCGATTCGCCCCGCCTCTTTCAGCTCTACTGGGGCACGGACGACGAGGTGACCCGTTCCTTTGTGCGCCGGGCCGAAGCCTGCGGCGCGGCGGCCATCGTGCTCACGCTCGATACGACGCTGCTGGGCTGGCGCCCGCGTGACCTCGACCTGGGGAGCCTTCCTTTTCTGCGTGGCCAGGGTCTCGCGCAGTACCTCAGCGATCCGGTGTTTCGCTCGCGCCTCGCTGCGCCTCTTCCGGCGCCTGCCGTGCAGCCCCGGCGCACACCGGCCCTGCTGCGCGCCGGGGCCGAGCTCGCCGCCAAGGGCCGTCTGTTCGGCCTCAGCCTAGAGCAGATGCGCGCAGCTGCCGCCCGCTTCACCGCCACCTACACGCGCCCCGACCTGGGCTGGGACGACGTCAGCCGCCTGCGCGAGTGGACGCGCCTCCCCATCCTCCTCAAGGGCATCCTCCACCCCGAGGACGCGCGTGAGGCTGTTCGCCGGGGCGTCGATGGCCTGATCGTGAGTAACCACGGCGGCCGGCAGATCGACGGCGAGGTCGGGACGCTGGACGCCCTGCCCGGCGTGGTCGCGGCGGCAGGAGACCTCCCCGTGCTCCTTGACAGCGGTGTTCGCACCGGCTCGGACGTGGCCAAAGCCCTCGCCCTGGGCGCGCGGGCAGTGCTGCTGGGACGGCCCTACGTCTACGGCCTGGCGCTGGCAGGGGAACGGGGGGTGCGCGAAGTCATCGGGAACGTGCTTGCCGAGTTTGACCTCACCCTGGGCCTCTTGGGGGTGGGGGCGGCGCGCGATCTGGGACCGGGGCAGCTGGCCCCGTCTACACAACCCTGA
- a CDS encoding FAD-binding oxidoreductase, which yields MPILDLSPGDQTITVRSDTSLLEVYRALPAGLYPPFPPVELPGGIGGLVARGGFAQTFFFAAEVLGVTFRSPSGRVIRAGGRTVKNVQGYDLTRLFVGSFGRLGEALEVTLRLRPGPDLRHVVAPGSLAALGHPTARFAWQDGDNVHLLHFGHAREVKRALAALPQAQEVTEPLDLTSRFPNGMGVAESASLRDLRFGWVNGAGPPPVPPLFARLADTL from the coding sequence ATGCCCATCCTTGACCTCTCTCCCGGTGACCAGACCATCACCGTGAGGAGCGATACCAGCCTGCTGGAGGTGTACCGGGCCCTTCCCGCCGGGCTTTACCCGCCCTTTCCCCCGGTGGAGCTGCCGGGGGGCATCGGCGGTCTTGTGGCACGCGGCGGCTTTGCCCAGACCTTCTTTTTCGCTGCGGAGGTGCTGGGCGTGACCTTCCGTTCGCCCTCGGGCCGGGTGATCCGGGCGGGTGGACGCACGGTGAAAAACGTGCAGGGCTACGACCTGACCCGGCTCTTCGTCGGTTCCTTTGGGCGGCTGGGAGAAGCCCTGGAGGTCACCCTCAGGCTGCGCCCGGGTCCCGACCTGCGGCATGTGGTGGCTCCCGGTTCCCTCGCCGCTCTGGGGCACCCCACGGCCCGCTTTGCCTGGCAGGACGGCGACAACGTGCACCTCCTGCACTTTGGCCACGCGCGCGAGGTGAAGCGGGCGCTGGCCGCGCTGCCCCAGGCGCAGGAGGTGACTGAACCGCTTGATCTCACCTCCCGCTTTCCAAACGGAATGGGCGTAGCCGAAAGCGCCTCCCTGCGTGACCTGCGCTTTGGCTGGGTCAACGGTGCAGGCCCCCCCCCGGTTCCCCCACTGTTTGCCCGGCTGGCGGACACCCTCTGA
- a CDS encoding FAD-binding oxidoreductase, whose protein sequence is MTPRKTALFPGSSAPLPRSASTPDNALATELTRRLGPHKVLSRLSERLNYRYDAIQFGATPLCVVLPESTADVVTAVRAARAAGVPIVGRGAASGLSGGAAPAQPSVVVSFTRMTRLEIFPERREARAQAGVVTLAVTERARPFGLIYPPDPASFRTSTIGGNLGENAGGPLCFKYGVSGDYVRALEWVDAEGEVHELTREAYDLAGLLIGSEGTLGLITEASLRLTPPPQFTRTLMASFADVGACAQAVSRAIATGAVPAKLEFMDQACVNAVEDFLRLGLPREAGALLLVDTDGDDLDTVEEERALVEAACLEAGGTVRRAVSDAESAALWQARRSVSPALGRIRPQRMNEDIVVPRSALAEVVREIRALGDASGLPLVQFGHIGDGNLHPNILFDPRRESPEAVHDLAHRIALVAIRHGGVLSGEHGIGTMKRPFMREAVDPLTLAAFRDVKRALDPAGALNPGKVLPDEEGEPHAHP, encoded by the coding sequence ATGACCCCCCGCAAGACAGCCCTTTTTCCCGGTTCTTCCGCCCCCCTGCCCCGCTCGGCGAGCACGCCGGACAACGCCCTGGCGACCGAACTCACCCGCCGGCTCGGCCCGCACAAGGTGCTTTCCCGCCTCTCCGAGCGCCTCAACTACCGCTACGACGCCATTCAGTTCGGGGCGACGCCGCTTTGCGTGGTGCTGCCCGAGTCCACGGCGGACGTGGTGACGGCGGTGCGGGCAGCGCGGGCCGCCGGGGTGCCCATCGTGGGCCGTGGGGCGGCAAGCGGGCTTTCGGGGGGGGCGGCGCCCGCTCAACCGAGCGTGGTCGTCTCCTTTACCCGCATGACCCGCCTGGAGATTTTTCCCGAACGGCGTGAGGCGCGGGCTCAGGCGGGCGTGGTGACGCTGGCGGTCACGGAGCGGGCCAGGCCCTTTGGCCTGATCTATCCGCCCGACCCCGCCAGCTTTCGCACGAGCACCATCGGCGGCAACCTGGGGGAGAATGCGGGCGGCCCGCTGTGCTTCAAGTACGGGGTGAGTGGCGACTACGTCCGGGCGCTGGAGTGGGTGGACGCCGAGGGCGAGGTGCATGAGCTCACCCGTGAGGCCTACGACCTGGCTGGTCTGCTGATCGGCTCGGAGGGGACGCTGGGCCTGATCACCGAGGCTTCGTTGCGCCTGACCCCGCCGCCCCAGTTTACCCGGACCCTGATGGCCAGCTTTGCGGACGTCGGGGCCTGCGCGCAGGCGGTCAGCCGGGCAATTGCCACCGGTGCGGTGCCGGCCAAGCTTGAATTCATGGATCAGGCTTGCGTGAATGCCGTGGAAGACTTTCTTCGGCTCGGCCTGCCGCGTGAGGCGGGAGCGCTGCTCCTGGTCGATACCGACGGCGACGATCTGGACACCGTCGAGGAGGAACGGGCGCTGGTGGAAGCGGCCTGCCTGGAGGCGGGAGGAACGGTGCGCCGCGCGGTTAGTGACGCCGAGAGCGCCGCGCTGTGGCAGGCCCGGCGCAGCGTCAGCCCGGCCCTGGGGCGTATTCGCCCGCAGCGCATGAACGAGGACATCGTGGTCCCGCGCTCGGCCCTCGCGGAGGTGGTGCGCGAGATTCGGGCGCTGGGGGACGCTTCCGGCCTACCGCTGGTGCAGTTCGGGCACATCGGGGACGGTAACCTGCACCCCAACATTCTCTTTGATCCCCGGCGCGAGTCCCCGGAGGCGGTGCATGACCTCGCGCACCGGATTGCCCTCGTCGCCATTCGTCATGGTGGCGTTCTCAGCGGTGAACACGGCATCGGCACCATGAAGCGGCCCTTTATGCGCGAGGCGGTCGACCCGCTCACCCTGGCCGCGTTCCGAGACGTGAAGCGGGCGCTGGACCCGGCGGGGGCGCTTAATCCAGGCAAGGTGCTGCCGGATGAGGAAGGAGAGCCCCATGCCCATCCTTGA